Genomic window (Salinigranum halophilum):
ACCGCTCGAAGACAGACCACAAGGCAGCCGTCTTCGAAATCGCCGCGGGAATCACCACAGCGATGCAGGAAGCAGAGACCGGCCGCGTGGCCCCGAAAGCCGACTGAACTACTTCTCGTAGTCCCCGCGACTCGCCTACTACCCAGAGAGCGACTGGTATGCGGTGTGCGCCAGGGTGACGGACTGACCGCGTAGCGCCGCGGCCCTCAGTTGTCCTCGACGAGGTCTTCGAACTCCGGGATGAGGTCGTCGTCACTCTCACCGTCGCCGTGGCCCGACTCGTCCTCTTCTGTCGGTGTTCGGCCGGAGTCCGCGTGCTCTGCCGTCTCGTTCTCTCCCTCCTCGGGAATCGGCTCGACGAGAAGCACCTGGAGCGGGATGTTGGTGAGTCGTTTCCCGATCTCCTTGCGCGCGATGCGGGCGGCGTGTTCTTCCTGTTCGACGTTGAACACGCGCATCTCCAGTTCGAGCGCGACGAGCGCCTCGTCGGCCGCGACGAACGCGGGCAGGAGCTCCTCCCCCGAGGGCGAGGTCCGCGACCCCATCTCGATTTCGACGTAGTTGAGGTCGGGGTTCAGCATCTCGCCCGTCTTCGAGATCGCGATACGGATCGCCTCGTCTTCCGTCTCGACGTCGTACACGGGGACCGCGGCCTCGACGACGACTCTGCAATCCATGTCCGATAGATGTCGCCCTGGATTCAAGAAGGTTCTCCCGGCGGC
Coding sequences:
- a CDS encoding DUF555 domain-containing protein, with amino-acid sequence MDCRVVVEAAVPVYDVETEDEAIRIAISKTGEMLNPDLNYVEIEMGSRTSPSGEELLPAFVAADEALVALELEMRVFNVEQEEHAARIARKEIGKRLTNIPLQVLLVEPIPEEGENETAEHADSGRTPTEEDESGHGDGESDDDLIPEFEDLVEDN